The following proteins come from a genomic window of Negativicoccus succinicivorans:
- the putP gene encoding sodium/proline symporter PutP, producing the protein MVYIGVYYYRRSNQLSDYILGGRSLGPWITSMGAEASDMSGWMLMGLPGLAYLSGLPAMWIAVGLALGTWANWVFISKRLRNYTEIANDSLTIPDFLNNRFHDHSNMLNLVSAIFTFIFFLIYTSSGFVAGGKLFETVFGLPYVWSLLITAGVVISYTFLGGFMAVSWTDFIQGIMMFFAILLVPMTGMFALGGFEETMARLQATVPGHFALFDPAIGTGATIIMLISSLGWGLGYFGQPHILVRFMAIQNADELHKATRIAMTWVIISLAAAVSVGFVGRVYWPTLLEGADAERIFLLMSSSLFTPFVGGFILSAVLAAIMSTSSAQLLVTSATISKDLYKNFVHRGAGERELVYVSRVTVLLVAACAILLALNPNSYILNIVAYAWAGFGSVFGPVVLLALFWRRMTRNGALAGMLVGGITVLVWKQFEWFGLYEIVPGFLFASLAIIVVSLLDAPPHKGITDDFDEANRRHILG; encoded by the coding sequence ATGGTCTATATCGGCGTGTACTATTACCGCCGTTCAAACCAGCTGAGTGATTATATTTTGGGTGGGCGGAGCTTGGGCCCGTGGATTACCAGCATGGGTGCGGAAGCATCCGATATGAGCGGTTGGATGCTGATGGGACTGCCGGGGCTTGCGTATTTGTCGGGGCTGCCCGCGATGTGGATCGCCGTCGGTCTGGCGCTCGGCACATGGGCGAACTGGGTGTTTATCTCGAAGCGCTTGCGTAACTATACCGAAATTGCCAATGACAGCTTGACGATTCCCGACTTCTTGAATAATCGCTTTCATGATCACAGCAACATGCTGAACCTGGTTTCGGCGATTTTTACCTTTATTTTCTTTTTAATTTATACGTCGTCCGGTTTTGTCGCCGGCGGCAAATTGTTTGAAACGGTGTTCGGACTGCCGTATGTCTGGTCGTTGTTGATTACCGCGGGAGTGGTTATTTCCTATACGTTTCTAGGCGGCTTCATGGCGGTCAGCTGGACCGATTTCATTCAAGGGATCATGATGTTCTTCGCCATTCTCCTGGTGCCGATGACGGGGATGTTCGCACTGGGGGGCTTCGAAGAGACCATGGCTCGTTTGCAGGCGACGGTGCCCGGCCATTTTGCTCTTTTTGATCCGGCGATCGGTACGGGCGCGACGATCATCATGCTGATTTCATCGCTGGGCTGGGGACTCGGATACTTTGGCCAACCGCACATCCTGGTGCGTTTTATGGCGATTCAGAATGCGGACGAATTGCATAAAGCTACCCGCATTGCCATGACTTGGGTCATTATTTCGCTTGCGGCGGCAGTCTCGGTCGGTTTTGTCGGTCGCGTTTACTGGCCGACGCTCTTGGAAGGCGCGGATGCGGAACGTATTTTCCTGCTGATGAGTAGCTCGTTGTTCACTCCCTTCGTCGGCGGTTTTATTTTGTCGGCGGTTTTGGCGGCGATTATGAGCACATCCTCGGCGCAGCTTTTAGTGACGTCGGCGACGATCTCGAAAGATCTTTATAAAAACTTCGTGCATCGCGGCGCCGGTGAGCGTGAATTGGTCTATGTCAGTCGAGTGACGGTACTGTTGGTGGCTGCTTGCGCGATTTTGCTCGCGCTCAATCCGAACAGCTACATTTTGAATATCGTTGCCTATGCCTGGGCGGGTTTCGGTTCCGTTTTCGGACCGGTGGTGTTGTTGGCGCTCTTTTGGCGGAGGATGACGCGCAACGGCGCGTTGGCCGGCATGCTTGTCGGCGGTATTACCGTACTCGTGTGGAAACAATTTGAGTGGTTCGGTTTATATGAAATCGTTCCGGGCTTCTTATTCGCGTCGCTGGCGATTATCGTGGTGAGCTTGTTGGATGCGCCGCCGCATAAAGGGATCACGGATGATTTTGATGAAGCCAATCGTCGCCATATTCTCGGCTGA
- a CDS encoding C-GCAxxG-C-C family protein → METIDWSKLTPEERVEQYAIENYKHGLNCAECVLSALQREGALDIPKEAVGMGVGFGGGIGLSGLTCGALSAAVLANGLRYGRKDPYTVPAEERGKEVAGKYYRRYHALVREFVAENGSPTCAEISAPHGAWESRERRIHCLQLIGRAARLAYRYLQMPQDEAFALPYEGKTMKQFDGAKPETLPYPTPHLVIRK, encoded by the coding sequence ATGGAAACGATCGATTGGAGCAAATTGACGCCGGAAGAACGTGTCGAGCAGTACGCTATTGAAAATTATAAGCACGGCTTAAACTGCGCGGAATGTGTGCTTTCTGCATTGCAGCGCGAGGGAGCACTGGATATCCCCAAAGAAGCAGTCGGTATGGGGGTCGGTTTTGGTGGCGGAATCGGTCTTTCGGGATTAACTTGCGGTGCGCTATCGGCCGCCGTCTTGGCGAACGGCCTACGTTACGGTCGTAAGGATCCGTATACCGTTCCGGCAGAGGAACGGGGTAAGGAAGTCGCCGGTAAATACTACCGACGGTACCATGCGCTCGTGCGCGAGTTTGTCGCGGAAAACGGTTCACCAACTTGCGCCGAAATTTCGGCACCGCACGGTGCATGGGAATCACGGGAACGTCGTATTCATTGCTTGCAACTGATCGGCCGTGCCGCACGACTTGCCTATCGGTACTTGCAGATGCCGCAGGACGAAGCATTTGCACTGCCGTACGAAGGCAAGACAATGAAGCAGTTCGACGGCGCGAAACCGGAAACATTACCGTATCCCACACCGCATTTAGTGATCAGGAAATAA
- a CDS encoding L7Ae/L30e/S12e/Gadd45 family ribosomal protein — translation MSLEELAQQPFAVGAKEAGRAVRDGRAKEVWLARDAQERITQPLLLLCQEQGVPVVATYSRAELGEACKLPVKAAAVAVLCS, via the coding sequence ATGAGCTTGGAAGAATTGGCCCAACAGCCGTTTGCTGTCGGGGCGAAGGAAGCCGGCCGTGCTGTCCGCGACGGTCGCGCCAAAGAAGTGTGGCTAGCCCGTGATGCACAAGAGCGGATTACCCAACCCTTGCTGCTTTTGTGTCAGGAACAGGGCGTGCCGGTAGTCGCGACATACAGTCGCGCCGAACTTGGCGAGGCGTGTAAGTTGCCGGTTAAGGCGGCGGCAGTCGCAGTCCTTTGCAGCTAG
- the rpsL gene encoding 30S ribosomal protein S12, translated as MPTINQLVRKGRETLQEKSKTPALKNSPQKRGVCTRVYTATPKKPNSALRKVARVRLTNGIEVSAYIPGIGHNLQEHSVVLIRGGRVKDLPGVRYHIVRGALDTAGVQGRMQSRSKYGAKSAQK; from the coding sequence ATGCCGACAATTAACCAGTTGGTTCGCAAAGGTCGTGAGACTTTGCAGGAAAAATCCAAAACTCCGGCGCTGAAAAACAGCCCGCAAAAACGTGGTGTTTGCACTCGTGTGTACACAGCTACACCGAAGAAGCCGAACTCCGCGTTGCGTAAAGTAGCACGTGTACGTTTGACAAATGGCATCGAAGTATCCGCTTACATCCCGGGGATCGGTCACAACTTGCAGGAACACAGCGTTGTCTTGATCCGCGGCGGTCGTGTCAAGGACTTGCCGGGTGTTCGTTATCATATTGTTCGCGGTGCTCTGGACACAGCAGGTGTACAGGGACGTATGCAATCGCGCTCGAAATATGGCGCTAAATCCGCTCAGAAATAA
- the rpsG gene encoding 30S ribosomal protein S7, translating to MPRKGPVTKRDVLPDPVYGSKVVTRFINKVMLDGKKGIAESIVYDAFDIIRSKTGKDPLEVFEQALENVMPVLEVRARRVGGANYQVPVEVRSDRRLTLGIRWMVGYARQRSERTMRERVAGELMDAANNTGAAIKKKEDTHKMAEANKAFAHYRW from the coding sequence ATGCCGAGAAAAGGCCCAGTAACGAAACGTGACGTTCTGCCGGATCCCGTGTATGGATCTAAAGTAGTTACACGTTTCATCAATAAAGTAATGCTGGATGGCAAAAAAGGCATTGCGGAAAGCATTGTCTATGATGCATTCGATATTATTCGTTCAAAAACGGGCAAAGACCCGTTGGAAGTTTTTGAACAGGCGTTGGAAAATGTTATGCCTGTCTTGGAAGTACGTGCTCGCCGCGTCGGCGGTGCGAACTACCAGGTGCCGGTTGAAGTCCGTTCGGATCGCCGCTTAACTTTGGGCATCCGCTGGATGGTCGGCTATGCTCGCCAGCGCAGCGAACGCACGATGCGTGAACGCGTTGCCGGCGAATTGATGGATGCGGCCAACAACACGGGCGCAGCCATTAAGAAGAAAGAAGATACACATAAGATGGCGGAAGCAAACAAAGCGTTTGCCCACTATCGTTGGTAA
- the fusA gene encoding elongation factor G — protein MAREFTLQNTRNIGIMAHIDAGKTTTTERILFYTGRVHKIGETHEGAATMDWMDQEQERGITITSAATTCHWKGNRINIIDTPGHVDFTVEVERSLRVLDGAVAVFDAKSGVEPQSETVWRQADHYGVPRIAFINKMDTTGADFYAAVESMKERLGANAVPISLPIGAEQDFEGIIDLIKMKACHYEGDHGIDIVESEIPADMLDKAKEYRAKLIEAVAETDDELMMKYLEGEELTTEEIQAGIRKATIATTMNPVACGSAYKNKGVQELLDAVVAYMPAPTDVPAIKGVNPDTGEADSRPSDDNAPFSALAFKIMTDPYVGKLSFFRVYSGTLEAGSYVYNSTKGKRERVGRILMMHANHRSEIDKVYSGDIAAAIGFKDVTTGDSLCDEKNPIILEKMEFPDPVISVAVEPKTKADQEKMGIALQKLAEEDPTFKVHTDAETGQTIIAGMGELHLDVLVTRMSREFKVESNIGKPQVAYRETIRKEVESEGKFVRQSGGRGQYGHCWLKLEPMEPGSGFTFENKIVGGVIPKEYIGPVQAGVEEAMQTGVVAGYPMVDIKVTVFDGSYHDVDSSEMAFKIAGSMGFKAGAQKAQPVLLEPYMRVDVVVPDEYMGDVIGDLNSRRGKVEGMEPRRGATNIKSFVPLSEMFGYATDLRSKTQGRGNYTMTFDHYEEVPKAVAEEIVAQRSGKKA, from the coding sequence GTGGCTAGAGAATTTACGTTACAAAATACTCGCAACATCGGCATCATGGCACACATTGATGCCGGCAAGACCACGACCACGGAACGTATTCTGTTTTACACGGGACGCGTGCACAAAATCGGTGAAACACACGAAGGTGCCGCTACCATGGACTGGATGGACCAGGAACAGGAACGCGGGATTACGATCACGTCCGCGGCGACGACTTGCCACTGGAAAGGCAATCGTATCAATATTATCGACACGCCCGGTCACGTGGATTTTACGGTCGAAGTTGAGCGCTCCTTGCGCGTGCTCGACGGCGCGGTCGCGGTGTTTGACGCGAAAAGCGGTGTAGAACCGCAATCGGAAACGGTTTGGCGTCAGGCAGATCACTACGGTGTACCGCGTATCGCATTCATCAACAAGATGGATACGACGGGTGCGGATTTCTACGCAGCCGTTGAATCGATGAAAGAGCGCTTAGGCGCTAACGCTGTGCCGATCTCATTGCCGATCGGTGCGGAACAGGATTTTGAAGGCATCATCGACTTGATCAAGATGAAAGCTTGCCATTATGAAGGCGATCACGGTATCGATATCGTCGAAAGCGAAATCCCGGCGGATATGTTGGATAAAGCTAAAGAATATCGCGCGAAGCTGATTGAAGCGGTAGCGGAAACCGATGACGAACTTATGATGAAATACTTGGAAGGCGAAGAGCTCACTACCGAAGAAATTCAGGCGGGCATTCGTAAAGCGACGATTGCCACCACAATGAACCCGGTAGCCTGCGGTTCCGCTTACAAGAACAAAGGTGTTCAGGAATTATTGGATGCCGTAGTCGCGTACATGCCGGCTCCGACGGATGTACCGGCGATCAAAGGCGTCAACCCGGATACGGGAGAAGCGGACAGCCGTCCTTCAGACGACAACGCACCGTTCTCGGCCTTGGCGTTTAAGATCATGACCGACCCCTATGTCGGTAAACTTTCCTTCTTCCGCGTGTACTCCGGTACGCTCGAAGCGGGCTCGTACGTTTACAACTCGACGAAGGGTAAACGCGAACGTGTCGGCCGTATCTTGATGATGCACGCCAACCATCGTAGCGAAATTGACAAAGTATACAGCGGCGATATTGCGGCGGCCATCGGTTTCAAGGATGTCACCACCGGCGATTCGCTCTGTGATGAAAAGAACCCGATCATTTTGGAAAAAATGGAATTCCCGGATCCGGTTATCTCCGTTGCGGTAGAACCGAAGACGAAAGCCGACCAGGAAAAAATGGGGATTGCACTGCAGAAACTGGCGGAAGAAGATCCGACGTTCAAGGTTCATACCGATGCCGAGACCGGTCAGACGATCATTGCCGGCATGGGCGAACTTCACTTGGACGTATTGGTTACCCGTATGTCGCGCGAATTTAAAGTCGAAAGCAACATCGGTAAACCGCAGGTTGCTTACCGTGAAACGATCCGCAAAGAAGTCGAGTCGGAAGGTAAGTTTGTACGTCAGTCCGGCGGTCGCGGTCAGTATGGTCACTGCTGGTTGAAACTCGAACCGATGGAACCGGGCTCCGGTTTCACCTTCGAAAACAAAATCGTCGGCGGTGTCATTCCGAAGGAATACATTGGACCGGTACAGGCCGGTGTCGAAGAAGCGATGCAGACCGGCGTTGTTGCCGGTTACCCGATGGTAGACATCAAAGTTACCGTTTTCGACGGTTCGTACCATGATGTCGACTCCTCGGAAATGGCCTTTAAGATTGCCGGTTCCATGGGCTTCAAAGCCGGTGCGCAGAAAGCGCAGCCGGTGCTCCTCGAGCCGTACATGCGTGTCGACGTTGTCGTACCGGATGAATACATGGGCGACGTTATCGGTGACTTGAACTCCCGCCGCGGTAAAGTGGAAGGCATGGAACCGCGCCGCGGTGCGACAAACATCAAATCGTTCGTACCGTTGTCCGAAATGTTCGGTTACGCGACCGACTTGCGTTCGAAGACGCAGGGCCGCGGTAACTACACCATGACGTTTGATCATTACGAAGAAGTGCCGAAAGCGGTCGCGGAAGAAATCGTCGCGCAGCGCAGCGGCAAAAAAGCATAA